From one Mytilus edulis chromosome 1, xbMytEdul2.2, whole genome shotgun sequence genomic stretch:
- the LOC139506848 gene encoding L-rhamnose-binding lectin ELEL-1-like, giving the protein MAIITLQGLLILGVIIANVSADVIACEGKLAYIKCSYPSKIKVSSAIYGRTADRSICPHPHLPIRTTNCRSSTSDKKVKAMCNGKRICRVKADNGQFGDPCYETYKYLEVKYKCV; this is encoded by the exons ATGGCCATTATAACTCTTCAAGGACTTTTGATCTTAGGAGTGATTATTGCAAATG tcTCTGCCGATGTCATTGCTTGTGAAGGTAAATTAGCATACATAAAATGTTCATATCCTTCTAAGATTAAAGTCTCAAGTGCAATATATGGACGGACCGCTGATAGAAGCATATGCCCTCATCCACATTTACCTATACGTACAACTAATTGCAGATCATCAACTTCTGACAAAAAAGTAAAAGCAATGTGTAATGGTAAAAGAATATGTCGAGTAAAGGCTGATAATGGACAGTTTGGTGATCCCTGCTATGAAACCTACAAATATTTAgaagttaaatataaatgtgttTGA